The window GCAGAACGCCTCCACCTCCACGGTGCGCCTCGCCGGTTCGTCTGGCGCCAATCCGTTTGCCTGTATTGCGGCCGGCATTGCCTCGCTCTGGGGCCCGGCCCATGGCGGCGCGAATGAAGCAGCGCTCAACATGCTTGAAGAGATCGGCTCGGTTGAGCGGATTCCCGAATACATCAAGCGCGCCAAGGACAAGGATGATCCGTTCCGCCTGATGGGCTTCGGTCACCGCGTCTACAAGAACTACGATCCGCGCGCGAAAGTGATGCGCACCACCTGCCACGAAGTGCTCGACGAGCTGGGCGTGAAGGACGATCCGCTTCTGCAGGTCGCCATGGAGCTGGAGCGCATCGCGCTCGAGGATCCGTATTTCGTCGAGAAAAAGCTCTACCCGAATATCGACTTCTATTCCGGCATCACCCTGCGGGCGATGGGCTTCCCCACCGAGATGTTCACAGTGCTCTTCGCACTGGCCCGCACCGTCGGCTGGATCGCTCAATGGTCTGAAATGATTGAAGATCCGACCCAGAAGATCGGCCGGCCGCGCCAGGTCTTCACCGGCGCCACCGAGCGCGCCTACCTGCCGGTCAGCAAGCGCTAGAAACTATAGCGGACCGAGTTGAATGAGGGCGCGGGCGGCATTGACGCTCGCGCCCTCTCCTTGTCCGGCCATCAGTTTCGTTGTTTCCACAAGGGCCGCAGAGACCGCTTTGCGATGCCCGGCATCGTCCAGCAGCTTTGCCATGTCCGGCACCAGATGCTCTGGCACGGCGCGCGTCTGCAGGCGCTCTGGCAGCAATTCACGCCCGGCAGCGATATTGACCAGGCTGACATAGGGCGCCTTCAGCATGAAGTTCCACGCAATCGTCCATGCGACCGGCCCCAGCCTGTAGGCAACGACGCCCGGCACGCCCATGCGGGACAATTCCAGCGTGACCGTGCCTGAACAGGCCAGCGCCGCATCAGCAGCAGCGAACGCGTCCAGCCGCTCTTCCGGACCCGCCACAATCATCCCGGACAGCGCATCGCGGCTCGCAAGACGGCTGCGTACAGACTCCGCGACCGACGGTGCCACCACCGTCACCAGGCGCAAGTCTGGGCGGTCTTTTGCCAGCGCTTCAGCCGTGCCGGCAAAATCATCAAACAGGCGTTCCACCTCCGCCTTTCGGCTGCCAAACAGGACCAGCATCACGCGCGCTTGCGCCGCTATGTCATGGCGGCGGCGAAACCCGGCACCGTCACCCGTCAGGTCACGTTCCAGTGCCGGATTGCCAACGACGATTGTAGGCAGGCCGTAGGGCTCGAAATAGTCCGGGTCGAAGGGGTGAATGGCGAGCAGATTGTCGACCGCCTTCGCCAGCGCCTTGGCCCGGCCTGGCCGGGTCGCGAAGGCCTGCGGGCCGATATACTTCACGATCCGCGCGCCGGGGCATGCTTCGCGCGCTTTCCACGCGACACGCAGCATAAAGCCCCAGGAATCGATCAGTACAATCTGGTCGGCGCGAAATTCCGCCGCGGCGCGGGCACACGCCTCCGCGCGCTCATGCACCAGCCGCCAAACGCGTAATCCGTCAAACAGGCCCAGAACCGACAGCGCCGAGAGATCAATATCGGTGTTCACGCCCTCAGCCGCCATGGCCTCACGGCCAACGCCAGCGATTTCAACATTGGCCCCCGAAGCACGCAGCGCACGGATCAGTTCGGCACCGACCATGTCGCCAGACGGTTCGGCGGCAACGATGAAGACGCGCAAGGGCCGGTCTGCCGGGTTCATCAGATATGTCCGTTCAGCTATGTGCAGAAACGCCAACGACGAAAATGCCGTGACGGCGCGCGGCCTCGTCAACGGCTTCGCGTCCCAGTATCAGCGCCGCACCAGCCTCAACGGCGATGCCGGCAAGCCCGGCGGCCGCGGCGCGCTCCACGGTGGCCACGCCCACCACGGGGAGGTCTATGCGGCGCTCCTGCTGCGGTTTGGGCCGTTTGGCGAGAACGCCGCGCGGCGTCTGGCGGGTGCCGCGAATAGTCTCCGGCAGGCCGGCAACGCGCTCCAGCATGGCGTCGGTGCCTTCCTGCGCCTCCAGCGCAAGCACCAGCCCCTCGCATACGACCGCCCCCTGCCCGGCATCGAGAACGCCTATCGCCGCTGCCATCTGCATCGCCTTGTCGATGTCCTGCCGGTGCGCCTCCACATCCACATCGCCGCCAATCACACCGGAAGGGGCCAGCAGGGAGGAAGAGAGCTCATCGGCACCGACGACCTGCAGGCCGTGATCCTCAAACGCTTTCACCACGACGCGCAGCAACGCATCATCTCCGCGTACCGCTGCGGCCAGCAGCCGGGGCAGAAGCTTCGCACCCTCCATGTCCGGCACGAAGCTGCGAAAATCAGGCCGCGTCACGATCCCGGCAAAGCAGACGGCATCGCATCCGGCAGCGTGCAGATCCTTCACGACATGACCAAACTGGCCAATCGTTCTGACAACGGGATCGTCGAACCCGGCGGGGTCAGCAAACCCCTGCAGGGCGATCACACAGCCCAGCCGTCCATCAGCAGCACAGGCCTGCGCCACCAGGCGCGGCAAGGCGCCGCCCCCTGCTATCAGGCCCAAGCGTGTCCAGCCGCTGCTCATGGCTGCTAGCCCTGTTCCGGGCCGCAAAGCGGGCGGGCAGCCGGTGCCTTCACGAAATTGATGATTTCCATCACCTCAGGGCGATGTTCAAACAGGCGGCTGGCGTCCTCCACCCGTTCGGAGAACGCGCCCTCGGCGGCAAAGACCAGCCTGTAGGCTGCGCGCAGATCGTGGATCAGGTCTCGCGAGAAGCCCCTGCGCTTGAGACCGACAAGGTTCAGCCCCGCCAGATACCCGTGATTATCGACCATACCATAGGGGATGATGTCACCCGTTACCGGGGCGCCGCCGCCGACGAATGCGTAGCGCCCGACACGGCATTTCTGATGGATCGCGGACAGGCCGCCCATGATCACGAAATCGCCGATGACCACCTCACCGCCCAGCGTTGCATTATTGGCAAACACGACATTGTCGCCGACGATGCAGTCATGGCCGACATGGGCGCCCACCATGAAATAGCCGCCAGAGCCAACACGCGTCGTGCCGCGGGCGGTCTCGGTGCCCAGATGCATGGTGACGTGTTCGCGCAGCGTATTGCGCTCACCGATGACAAGGCTGACATCACCGCCCTTGTATTTGAAATCCTGGGGCGGCGAGCCTAGCGCCGCGAAGGGATGCACCACACAATCGGCCCCGATCTCGGTCTGGTTCAGCACACTGACATGAGAGATCAGACGGGTGCGGTCGCCGATCTTCACCTTCGGGCCGATCTGGCAAAAGGGACCGATCTCTACGCCCTCGCCCAGCTCGGCGCCCGGCTCGATAATGGCAGACGGGTGAATACGCGTGGTCAAGATGGCTCTCCTTGAGACTGGCGCTGCGCCGAAGTTGCCGAGAACTCCGCCTCGGCCACCTTCACGCCATTGACCCGGGCTTCGCCCTCGAAACGGAACAGCCCGCGGCGATTGGCCAGCACACGTACCGGCATGTCGAGCACGTCGCCCGGCCGGACCGGCTTGCGGAAGCGGGCACGGTCCACGCCAATGAACAGGATCAGCGTATTGGCTATGTCGGCGTCCAGCGTCTTGGACATCAGCAGCGCGCCGGTCTGGGCCAAAGCTTCGATCATCAACACGCCCGGCATGACGGGATTTTCAGGGAAATGCCCCTGGAAATAGGGCTCGCCCGCCGAGACACATTTTATACCGACGATGGACTCGCCTTCCACATAGCTATGGGCGCGATCAACCATCAGAAAGGGAAAACGGTGCGGCAGGCGGGCGAGTATCTCGTCCGGACCAATCATATGGCTTGCGTCGGTCATTGATCCCCCTTGTGAGCGGCCGGGCTACCCGCCCGGCTTGTCATCGTCTCTGTTGCCGCCGCGACCGCCAGAACGTCCCTTGGGCGTAGCCAGGCGTTTCAGGATAGCGAGTTCCCTGAGCCAGCCGCGGATGGGTTGAGCAGGCTGCCCCGCCCATGTTTCTCCCGGCGGCACATTTCCGGCAGGTGACGCGTTTGCCGCCAGCCGCACCCCGTCACCTATCGTGACATGGTCGACGACCCCGACACGTCCGCCGAACTGGGCGCCCCGCCCGATCTTCACGCTGCCGGAAACGCCTGCGAACGCCGCCATGAGCGTGTGCTCGCCAACATCCACATTATGCGCGATATGGCACAGATTATCGAGCTTGACCCCATCTCGCAGGACCGTGTCACCGAACATGCCCCGGTCGATCGTGCAATTCGCGCCCACACGCACATCGTCGCCCAGTATCACCCGACCGTAATGGGGCAGCTCCACCAGCCCGGAAGGGCCAGGTGCCAGCCCGAATCCGGCCTCGCCTATCACACTGCCCGGACCGATACGGCAATTACGCCCGATAACGGCAAACCCGATCACCGCGCAAGCAGACACGCGCGTCCCGTCTCCGATCTCGACGCCGGTTCCAATAACGGCGTTCGGACCGATATGACAGTTTGCCCCGATACGGGCACCTTCACCGACACAAGCACCGGCGCAGACAACCGCATCAGGCGCGATGACCGCAGACGGGTGAATGGCACGGCCCGGCGCGTTTTCGCGGGGCGCTACAACCCTGCTGGCGATAGCCGCAAAGGCCGCTTTGGGATGCCTTACGGCAATGAAGGCAGCCTGCGGGTGCAACACCGCATCCTGGAGCGCGCCAGCATTGCCGATAATGACACCAGCATGCGCCGCGAGAGCGTCAGGCAGCTTTGCAGCGTCGGCAAAAACAAGTGCTCCGGCTGATGGCGCGCTGGCCGACGCGACATCGACAGCCTCACAAACGGGATTGCCGGTGAGCTCGCCATGGAGCTCACCGGCAATGTCCTTCGCGTACAGCGTTCCGGCAGGCCGGTAGAACCGAGGGTCAACAGCCACCGGACTAACGTCTACTGACCGTTGCCGCTGCCACCCTCTGGTGCGCGAACACGCGTCACCGGCGTGGTCTGGATACGCTGGTTCAGCCGCTCGATCACTGCCGCGGTAACGTCAATGCTGTCAGCAGCATAGACAACCTGCGAACGGTCGAGCAGGACCGTGGCGCTACGCTCGTTCACCAGTTCCTGAAGCACAGTCTGCAGGGTTTGCAGAACCGGCTGAAGTGCCTGACGCTCCGTCGCCACCAGCTCCTGCTGGCGGACCCGGCGCAGGCGCTCAAGCTGCTGGGCGTTCTGCTGCAGCTGCTGAATGCGCTGCATCAGATCCGGACGCTGCTGGATGGCATCCTGGCTCAGCGCCGAGGTTTCAGCCTGCAGGGCCTCGTTTTCCTGGGTGAGAGGCTGGGCAGCGGCTTCCAGTTCAGTCTGGATTTCGCGGCCGATAACCTCCAGCTGGCTGGCAATATGCTGGCCGACCTGGCTCTCGGTAAGGATGGTCTCTTCGTTAATGACCAGAATGTTCTGTGCGTGGGCAGCGCCAAGCGTGCCAAGGGCAAGAACAATACCGGCAAAGAACGCGCGCATGCGTTTGCTGGCAATCTGGCTGGGTTGGAAAGTCATTGTTTTAGAACCCTGTACTTGTGCTGAAACGGAAGAACTCACGGCGGTCATACTCTTGATGGACCAAGGCTTCGGCGAAGTCAAAACGCACCGGACCAAACGGCGAGTCCCAGAAAATACTGACGCCTACCGACACACGCGGTGCCAGCTCGTCGATTGTGAAGGCCGATGTTGTCCCGCCTACGTCAGCAATCTGGTCAACTGAAGGCAGGATGCCCATCGTCCCGAACTCGGTGAACAAGCTTCCGCGGACGCCATACTGCTCGGGCAGACCCAGCGGGAAGCCCAGCTCAAGCGCGCCGATAGCGTAGAAATTGCCACCCAACGCGTCTCCGCGGATCAGCTCTCCCTCCGTATTGCGTTGTACGACACGCGGGCCAATACCCGCCGTCTCGAACCCGCGGAAGGAGTTACCACCCTTGAAGAAGCGGTCATTGATGCGCACATCATCCCCGCCCCAGCCCAGTATCAGGCCCGTCTCGCCCGTCAGGCTGAGGACAATATCGGAGCGGAAGACATTGCGGTAGATGGCGCCGCGCCCTTCAGTGCGCACATAGCGCACATCGCCGCCGAAGCCGGCAATTTCCTGATTGAGGCTCATCTGGAAACCGTTCGTCGGGCGGCGGAAATCGTCGATCCGGTTCCAGGCCACTGAATAGCCCACGAGAGAGGTGAGGCGCGAGCCCGCCGCACGGGCAATGGCGCTGGATACACCGGCAAAGGTGCGCACCTCGTCATTACGCAGTGTGAAATTCAACCCGCCTTCTACCGAAGCAGTGAGCGGGAAGCCCGTACGCAGGCTGAAGCCCGTCGATTCGGTTTCAAAGGACGCTTCCTGAGAGAAATTGGAGCGCACCTGGAACAGGTCGAAGCCGGCCGCAAGATTTCTGTCCAGGAAGCGTGGCTCGGTGAAACGGATATCGATCTGGCGGCGGCGCGAACTTTCAGAGACACGAAAACGCAGGAACTGGCCGCGGCCTCGCAGATTGCGCTCCGACACCGAGAAATCGACAAGGAAGGAGTCCGTCGAAGAGTAACCGACGCCGAAGGCGAGCTCGCCTGTAGGCTGCTCGGTCACATTCACCTGCAGCCGCGCACGGTCAGCGCTGCTCCCCTGCACGGGCGTAATTTCAACATTTTCAAAGAAGCCGAGGCGCCGCACCCGCTGACGCGACAGATTCACCAGCACCTGGTTGAAGGCGTCGCCTTCAACCAGTTCCAGCTCGCGCCGGATCACCCGGTCGAGGGTACGTGAATTGCCCAGAATATCGATCCGCTCGATATATACGCGAGGCGCCGGATTGATGACGTACTCAATGTCGACCGTCTGGGTTTCCCGGTTCGTGCGCACCCGCGGACGAACGTCAACAAACGCATACCCGGCGGCACCGGCGGCGAACGTCAGCGTATCTACGGATTCTTCAATCCGGCTGCCGACATAAAGGCTTCCCGGACGGGTAGAGACGATCGCTTCAAGATACTCGGAGCTGAGATCTTCAATCTCGGTCGTGACCGTGATCTCTCCGAAATTATAAACCTGGCCTTCGTCGACCGTATAGGTGATGTAGAAACCGGACTGGTCAGGCACCAGCTCGGCAATGGCCGAACTCACACGGAAATCGGCATATCCACGGTCAGCGTAGAATTCACGCAGCTGTTCGCGGTCAAACTCCAGACGGTCCGGGTCGTAATTGTCATTGGAGCTGAAGAAACGCCACCAGCGCGCTTCGCTGGTTACGACTTCGCTGCGCAGGCGGCGGTCGGAAAAGGCGCGGTTACCCACGAAATTGATCCGCCGAACCCCGGTCGTCGGGCCTTCGGAAATCTCGAAAACGAGATCGACCCGGTTCTGAGGCAGTTCGACAATCTGCGGGTTTACCTGCACGGCGAAACGGCCAGAGCGGCGATAGATCTCAAGGATACGCTGGACGTCGGCCTGCACGCGGGCCCGCGTGAACAGGGCGCGCGGCTGGAGCTGGATCTCGTCGGTAATGCGGCTGTTATTGATCGCGCGGTTACCTTCCAGCACGACCCGGTTGATGACGGGATTCTCGCGCACGAAGATGACGAGCGTAGACCCCTCAATGCCTACGCGGACATCCGCAAACAGATTGGTCGCAAACAGCGTCTGCATCGACAGATTGATCAGCCGCGGATCAGCCACATCGCCCGGCCGCACCAGCATGTAGGACAGGATCGTGTCCGCTTCGACGCGCTGATTGCCCTCAACAAGAATCTGCATGACCCGCACAGGCCCCTGCTCTTCCTGCAGGCTTTGCGCATCCAGCTGGGGCGCTTGCTCCTGGGCCGGCTGGGCATAGGCCAGCGGTGAGCACAGGAACGCCAGGGCCGCTATCGTCCAGACGAAAAACTTCATTGACTGCACCACCCTAGTCCCGTTCTGCCAGCCATCATGAGAAGAGGCCAACCAGATAACTCAAATCATTCCAAGTGGCGACAACCATCAGCCCGAGAATCAGCCCCAGACCGGCCTTGAGGCCAAGCGACTGAACCGAAGGGCTGGGTGGATGTTTCGCCACGGCTTCGTAGGCGTAATACACAAGGTGGCCACCGTCTAGAACCGGGATTGGCAGGAGGTTCATCAAACCGATCGCTACCGACAACAGACCGGCCAGCAGGACAAGGCTCGTCAGAAGCCGTGCCAGTGCGGCCCCCAGATCATAGCTTGCGCCTTCCTGCGCGCCGGGATCGCTGACAGCGGTATTGGCAATCTGCCCCGCCGTAGTGGCGATTCCCAGCGGACCGTTAATGTGCTCGAACGACGCCCGGAACGTGACCAGGCGCGCCATGTAGTCAACAATTGTTACTGAAATATCGGCCGTACGCGTGACGCCATGGCCTATTGCCTCGATGGGCCCGAACCGGCGCTGGACAATTTCGGCATCGCGCGACAGGCCGACGCCCAGATAACCGAATGCCCGCGTACCGCCGAGCCCGTCATCACGCATCTGCCGGCGCGGCGTGGCCTCCAGGGCCAGCTCCCCGCCGTCCCGCTCCACCGTAAAACGCATGGGCTGTCCTGCCCGCGTCATGACCGCTTGCGAGAGATCGGTAAAAGTGCGGGCGCGCTGACCATCAATGGTGAGCAGCAGATCACCGGGCTGAAAGCCGGCATCTTCGGCGGGGCTACCCGCTTCCACCATGCCAATGCGCGGCTCGATCGTTACATCGCCGCGTACCATGCCCAGTGCGGCAAACAGCACGATGGCGAGCAGGAAATTGGCCACCGGACCGGCCAGCACGATAATCGCGCGCTGCCATACCGGCTTGAAATGAAAAACCTTGTCCGCGTCGCTACGAGCAGCGCGCAGGCGCTCAAGCGTTTCGTGGTCGCGCGCGCTTGCTGCATCGGAATCGCCGAGAAAACGGACATACCCACCGAGCGGCAATCCGGCCACCCGCCACAACGTGCCCTTGCGGTCGTGCCAGCTGGCAAGCGTCGGGCCGAAGCCGATCGAAAACACCTCGGCGTGAACACCAAAAAACCGGCCGGCGAGATAATGTCCCAGTTCGTGGATGACCACGACAAAGGAAATCACGGCCACAAAGGCCGCGACGCTGAGCAGTCCCGATCCAAGCAAGTCCGTCACGCTGCCTTATGCTCCCTGTGCGAGGCTGGCGCTGCGCCGCGCGCGCGCCTTTACCAGCGATACTGCAAGCTCGCGCGCTGCAGCGTCTGCCGCGTATACCGTATCGAAGTCGGTCAAAGAACCTCTGGCTACCCCCTCACCCTGCTCCAGAGAGTC is drawn from Glycocaulis alkaliphilus and contains these coding sequences:
- the lpxB gene encoding lipid-A-disaccharide synthase, with protein sequence MNPADRPLRVFIVAAEPSGDMVGAELIRALRASGANVEIAGVGREAMAAEGVNTDIDLSALSVLGLFDGLRVWRLVHERAEACARAAAEFRADQIVLIDSWGFMLRVAWKAREACPGARIVKYIGPQAFATRPGRAKALAKAVDNLLAIHPFDPDYFEPYGLPTIVVGNPALERDLTGDGAGFRRRHDIAAQARVMLVLFGSRKAEVERLFDDFAGTAEALAKDRPDLRLVTVVAPSVAESVRSRLASRDALSGMIVAGPEERLDAFAAADAALACSGTVTLELSRMGVPGVVAYRLGPVAWTIAWNFMLKAPYVSLVNIAAGRELLPERLQTRAVPEHLVPDMAKLLDDAGHRKAVSAALVETTKLMAGQGEGASVNAARALIQLGPL
- a CDS encoding LpxI family protein, giving the protein MSSGWTRLGLIAGGGALPRLVAQACAADGRLGCVIALQGFADPAGFDDPVVRTIGQFGHVVKDLHAAGCDAVCFAGIVTRPDFRSFVPDMEGAKLLPRLLAAAVRGDDALLRVVVKAFEDHGLQVVGADELSSSLLAPSGVIGGDVDVEAHRQDIDKAMQMAAAIGVLDAGQGAVVCEGLVLALEAQEGTDAMLERVAGLPETIRGTRQTPRGVLAKRPKPQQERRIDLPVVGVATVERAAAAGLAGIAVEAGAALILGREAVDEAARRHGIFVVGVSAHS
- the lpxA gene encoding acyl-ACP--UDP-N-acetylglucosamine O-acyltransferase, whose amino-acid sequence is MTTRIHPSAIIEPGAELGEGVEIGPFCQIGPKVKIGDRTRLISHVSVLNQTEIGADCVVHPFAALGSPPQDFKYKGGDVSLVIGERNTLREHVTMHLGTETARGTTRVGSGGYFMVGAHVGHDCIVGDNVVFANNATLGGEVVIGDFVIMGGLSAIHQKCRVGRYAFVGGGAPVTGDIIPYGMVDNHGYLAGLNLVGLKRRGFSRDLIHDLRAAYRLVFAAEGAFSERVEDASRLFEHRPEVMEIINFVKAPAARPLCGPEQG
- the fabZ gene encoding 3-hydroxyacyl-ACP dehydratase FabZ — its product is MTDASHMIGPDEILARLPHRFPFLMVDRAHSYVEGESIVGIKCVSAGEPYFQGHFPENPVMPGVLMIEALAQTGALLMSKTLDADIANTLILFIGVDRARFRKPVRPGDVLDMPVRVLANRRGLFRFEGEARVNGVKVAEAEFSATSAQRQSQGEPS
- the lpxD gene encoding UDP-3-O-(3-hydroxymyristoyl)glucosamine N-acyltransferase, with product MAVDPRFYRPAGTLYAKDIAGELHGELTGNPVCEAVDVASASAPSAGALVFADAAKLPDALAAHAGVIIGNAGALQDAVLHPQAAFIAVRHPKAAFAAIASRVVAPRENAPGRAIHPSAVIAPDAVVCAGACVGEGARIGANCHIGPNAVIGTGVEIGDGTRVSACAVIGFAVIGRNCRIGPGSVIGEAGFGLAPGPSGLVELPHYGRVILGDDVRVGANCTIDRGMFGDTVLRDGVKLDNLCHIAHNVDVGEHTLMAAFAGVSGSVKIGRGAQFGGRVGVVDHVTIGDGVRLAANASPAGNVPPGETWAGQPAQPIRGWLRELAILKRLATPKGRSGGRGGNRDDDKPGG
- a CDS encoding OmpH family outer membrane protein — encoded protein: MTFQPSQIASKRMRAFFAGIVLALGTLGAAHAQNILVINEETILTESQVGQHIASQLEVIGREIQTELEAAAQPLTQENEALQAETSALSQDAIQQRPDLMQRIQQLQQNAQQLERLRRVRQQELVATERQALQPVLQTLQTVLQELVNERSATVLLDRSQVVYAADSIDVTAAVIERLNQRIQTTPVTRVRAPEGGSGNGQ
- the bamA gene encoding outer membrane protein assembly factor BamA: MKFFVWTIAALAFLCSPLAYAQPAQEQAPQLDAQSLQEEQGPVRVMQILVEGNQRVEADTILSYMLVRPGDVADPRLINLSMQTLFATNLFADVRVGIEGSTLVIFVRENPVINRVVLEGNRAINNSRITDEIQLQPRALFTRARVQADVQRILEIYRRSGRFAVQVNPQIVELPQNRVDLVFEISEGPTTGVRRINFVGNRAFSDRRLRSEVVTSEARWWRFFSSNDNYDPDRLEFDREQLREFYADRGYADFRVSSAIAELVPDQSGFYITYTVDEGQVYNFGEITVTTEIEDLSSEYLEAIVSTRPGSLYVGSRIEESVDTLTFAAGAAGYAFVDVRPRVRTNRETQTVDIEYVINPAPRVYIERIDILGNSRTLDRVIRRELELVEGDAFNQVLVNLSRQRVRRLGFFENVEITPVQGSSADRARLQVNVTEQPTGELAFGVGYSSTDSFLVDFSVSERNLRGRGQFLRFRVSESSRRRQIDIRFTEPRFLDRNLAAGFDLFQVRSNFSQEASFETESTGFSLRTGFPLTASVEGGLNFTLRNDEVRTFAGVSSAIARAAGSRLTSLVGYSVAWNRIDDFRRPTNGFQMSLNQEIAGFGGDVRYVRTEGRGAIYRNVFRSDIVLSLTGETGLILGWGGDDVRINDRFFKGGNSFRGFETAGIGPRVVQRNTEGELIRGDALGGNFYAIGALELGFPLGLPEQYGVRGSLFTEFGTMGILPSVDQIADVGGTTSAFTIDELAPRVSVGVSIFWDSPFGPVRFDFAEALVHQEYDRREFFRFSTSTGF
- a CDS encoding M50 family metallopeptidase yields the protein MTDLLGSGLLSVAAFVAVISFVVVIHELGHYLAGRFFGVHAEVFSIGFGPTLASWHDRKGTLWRVAGLPLGGYVRFLGDSDAASARDHETLERLRAARSDADKVFHFKPVWQRAIIVLAGPVANFLLAIVLFAALGMVRGDVTIEPRIGMVEAGSPAEDAGFQPGDLLLTIDGQRARTFTDLSQAVMTRAGQPMRFTVERDGGELALEATPRRQMRDDGLGGTRAFGYLGVGLSRDAEIVQRRFGPIEAIGHGVTRTADISVTIVDYMARLVTFRASFEHINGPLGIATTAGQIANTAVSDPGAQEGASYDLGAALARLLTSLVLLAGLLSVAIGLMNLLPIPVLDGGHLVYYAYEAVAKHPPSPSVQSLGLKAGLGLILGLMVVATWNDLSYLVGLFS